TGACCTGATTTGACCGTTTCTTGattgatttttatatttatcGGATATTTTCTTTAAATGGACTATCACTTGATCAGTTTCTAGCAGAACCAGTCAGACCGTCCAATTTGATAAATGTTCTAAACTATGAAATCATGTAGTTATTATAACTTTTTCAGTTTCCCAAGGTATTCCTTTGACTAGTAGCAATGAAACTAAACCTCTAAGAAGTCAAATATCTCATTAAGTAGGTAGACTTCTCCTaataaatcatttttcataCACACCGCCCAAAGACTAAATAATTATGCTTGAGGAGTCAAACTATCAGCCAAATATGTTAGAACTTGTTCATAAACCTCTGCAGATTGTACTTACAGAAGTCGGGCATATTcataattatacatatataaaatattttacatcATTTCGCTTGTCTGCTTTATCACACATTTGTCAAAATTACCCTCACGTCAACACATAACCCTAAACTTGATTgggaattaattaataattcgAATAATTAAAACCTGAGTCTTACACATCCATCTGGTGGCAAATATTCATAGAAACTACTACGCCGGCGTTGTGAGTAGTTCGGAATCCAAAATGCTCCGGGCAAGGGCTTCTTCAAACAAAATAACCCAATTCCATCAATCAACCACCGCTTCACCAAGGTATTCCTTCGATCAGTAGCCATGAAACTAAACCTCTGGATGCTCGAAGATCTTATTAAGTAGGTAGACATTGCCCAAAGATCAAATCATTATGCTTGAGGAGTCAAACTATCTACCAAATGTGTCGAAACTTGTTGATAAACCTTactaaaccctaaaaaatactattttacaaggaaaatgaccttttttttttgttacattagatagataaattgcacccgccatgAATCGATCATTcgacctcccctacccaacccatatgtccttCAGcttctaccacttgagctatcccaCGAGACGAAAAGTGACCATTTAAGTACTAATATCAATTATGAGCATGGTAATTAAAATCGGACAGGACCGGTCGGTTCAACCGGTTAGACCGTGAACCGAGCATGTGGTCGGTCCAAATAGCCAGCAAAACCGAATTAACAAAAAACCTGTCAACAACCGGAAAACCGGTCAATAACCGGGAAAACCGGCGGTTTTAAATTTGAACCGGTTTAAAGAAAAAGTTAAAAATCAATGTGTTTCATtatgatttgttcttgaatcaATTAACATTAGTGCTTTCTCTTTCTTCCAGAAGGCTTTATTGTGCTTGTAGCCTAGTAATCACAGACTAATATTATTAGGTTGTAAATGCTCTCCAACTTCAAAACTATAacaattatataattaagctATAACCTAGGCAATTCATTGTTTTCTAGGCTTTTTATTTCTAACGGTCAATGACTTCTGAATGTATTCATGATTAAGTTTTTGGTTTAAacaaatttttattaaataagttttgtttttaattattatttaaaagttGTATCAATTCAAAACCTTTACGTATTCtgaatttggatcctctcctgcAGCTTTTGCGTCCAACTCTCTCCTGCAGCAGTCTCAACCCTTTGATTCATCTAAGGGTTCAAGTAATTCAggtatttaaattataaataatatatcatcaaaattaaataaaaccgtAAGATTAATCTAACAGTCCAAATTAAATGTTGCCAGTTATGGATCCCTTCAATtgctctttttttcttcttcttcatcaacaccATCCCTGCTTGCACATTTCCGTCCATCTTGGGTTTCTCTTAAACCACCTAAATTCATTCTCAATTTCTGCTGCACCTTAATGGTCAAAACTTTGTTGAATATGTAAGTTGAAGTTGGTGCACTGTGAGACATTGCTCCTTGCTCCAACAGGTGCCAAGGTTTCCAGAAATTGTTTCAATAACACCAATCTTTTCCAACCACAATTGAATCCTTATGCCCTAAAAGGTGGGTGGCTTCAGAGAAAACCAAGGCTCACCGGAGATGAAAGGAAGAGCGGAGGTGGATGCCTCGCAGTTGCAGGCCGCACAACATTGACACCCGCTCGTCGAGGGGTTTTCTCTGTGGTTGAAGTTCCAATTAATTTTATCCGTTAGATTAATCTTATAgttgttataattttttaagtatataatgtttttaatttaaataccTGACTTATCTAAACCCTTTGATAAATCTAACGGTTGAGGTTGCTGCAGGAGAGGATCCAGATTCACGTATTCTGCTACTGCTATACACCTGTATGATCTCGTGTAGGAATAAATAATTAATGACTCCATTATATGAGACTATTGTATATTTTACAATATTATTTAATCAGTCATTGATGTAATGTGATAAGTTGAGATatagagaaaaatgagatgtaaattttttattttagtcttTTTACAAACTTGGATAATGGAAATTTTGAACCTATTATTCTAGTTGTGTAATTCTAACTATATGTAAACTTTATTTGTAAGGTGAAGTTATGGACATTGTACTTTTTATTCAATATTAccttatatataatataatatatattatattaaaataatattatttaatttatagcgTTTATACCGGTTAGACAACGGTTTAATTATGGTTGAACCAGTAAACCTTGAACCAGTGCCCTCACCAGTTTGATCACCGGTCCGATTTTAATAACCTTGATTATGAGCGTAGAATGGAGCAATGAAAacttatatttttaagaaaaaacatAGATGTTCTCATGTAAAAGTCCACAGTGTTTTGTACCGGGAGAATGTCAGAGAACTCATCTGCGACTGCGTGCGTAGTTCCGGCGACCCTTGCTCCTTGAACCTTCATTTCTTCTTCTATGGAAGGGTAATCGGGTCACACATACTCATAGAAACTAACAAACCAGATCATTTATCGGGTTGACCCGACCCTATTCATTACCCTCTCTCCTTCGCCGGCGTTGTGAGTTGTTCGGAATCCAAAATGCTCCGAGCAAGAGGTTCCTCAAACAGAATCACTCAATTCCATCAATGTCTCTTCCGCACCATCACCAACCACCGCTTcaccacctcctccacccaGCTCCGCCACTCTCCTTCTTCATTCGCAGCTAAATCAAATGTCACTACCCTCTCCTCCCTGCTCCGATCGCCACCGCCGGTATCCTCCCCCGCCCGGCTGGGAGCCGTTAGATTCTTCGCCATAAAGCCCCCCAACTTCGACGGCGGTTTTGCGAAGAAGGTGCTGGACAAACAGACGGCGGCGGTGGCCTCCACGTTCTCGCGCTACCGCGAGGCGATCGGGTTGCAATTTGACGCTTTCCTCCGGAGGAATTATCCCATTCTATTGGGTGTTGGTGCAGTTGTCGTCTGTGCTGTGCTCTGGAGGATTCTCTTCGGGATCACCAACATCTTCGTCTCGCTTTCTGAAGGCTTGGCTAAGTATGGCTTCCTTGCCCTTTCATCTGCTATCGTTGCTTTTACTGTAAGTTCTttccttaatttattttatttgtgtCTTTATAGTTCTAGCTGTTGAAATTTTGGATCATATTGGTTGTTTTATACATGAGGATCACTCACATTAACATTAGGAAAGTTGGAATCTCATGGGGCTGCTGCTTGTGTTTGTTGTATAAGAGCAAGTTTGGATATAATTCACAACTAGTAATCATAAGAAGAAATACCCAAGGGTTATCTCaggtggtaagagttagggataTAAGGGTTGGGGcgaatgaagggtgaaggggcCAGGGTTCAAACCTGAACCCtggtgaaggaactaatttactaacattactaattGCTAACTactaacatttgcttataaaaaaaacactcataagaagaaaaaagagagttAAAATGATATGAGTCTTCTTAATAATGCTTTTCTCAATTGAGAAGTTTTCATGAGTTAGAAGCTAATTTAAATTGGGCCTGAGTAAGTTATATGTTTAGGGatatttgaaaaatgaataGAAGCTCTTTCGTTGACTTTAATAGGAGTCATTGTGCATTGGTTTGTCACTAGTTCTAATTATAACATCTTGCTTAATAGTGTTTTTTAGAGcagaattaaaaaaatgtgCATTTTCCGTTCTCATTATATATGGACCACTGCTGGTGGAACTTGTTGTTAGTGAATGATGAATTAATGTATGGAACTATGGATCATTGTCTAATTTTACTCATTTGTCTCTTTAAGGGCTTGTATATCCGCTCAAGGTACAAGATCAACCCTGAGAAAGTTTATAGAATGGCCATGAGAAGACTTAACACGTCTGCTGGGATTCTCGAAGTTATGGGTGCTCCCCTTACAGGATCTGATATAAGAGTTATTGTGATGTCGGGCGGTGGGTTTCAGTTAAAGAAGTTCAAGCCAACTATTAGGAGTCGGCGATGTTTTCTCATGTTCCCCATAAGAGGTTCTGAGAAAAAGGGCATGGTCAGTGTTGAAGTCAAGAAAAAGAAGGGCCAGGTAAATCAAGTTCCATTTGATTATATCAGTAAACACTTCATAGAATTTGTTAGCCTTACATTGTCATTTGTTGTATCTCTTATTCTGTCTCAACATTTTCTTTTCTGGTAGAAATTCTACTAATATTGTTAACTTGGGTACATTTTGTTGTTCAGTTTCTTGAGATTTGTTAATTGGTCCCAAGATTGTTTTTCATGGAAAAGTTAATTTCTTTTGATTGGTAGTTCCACCTTCAccagttcttaattcttaaaggAACCACTTCAGAATGTGTTCACTGTTCAGTCTACAAATGGTAGTGACAATCTTCCCAGCCCAAAATCTATATATGGAACCAAGTATGAACATGCCAAATATCTAGCTTTGAGCATTTACACAGAAGGTGCAATTTTTATAATAGGGGGGAtttacattaattttttattgtaaaTCTTTAGATTGGGTCATGTTCTAAACTTCTAATACGGTAAAGAAGGGGTTTTGTATATATGTTTGCATAGGAAGACACATTTGGGTGTTTTCTTTTGCCAAACTTGGCTTGATGTAGATTATGATGCAGCATATGATTGTATTACATGCTTTAGTGAACCCTGAATTGGCTTCATGGTTAAGGCAACCTGCAATCTGTGCCAGTTTTTGCACATTTGATTGGAGAATAATGCTTATATTTGTGGGATTTCCTTGCCATTGCACTTGATATGGGCTTGCTTTGGCGTTTTGCTTCTAGTTGATGTAAAGCAAATGAACTTTGTCATGAATTAACTGT
This is a stretch of genomic DNA from Lotus japonicus ecotype B-129 chromosome 1, LjGifu_v1.2. It encodes these proteins:
- the LOC130749595 gene encoding uncharacterized protein LOC130749595, encoding MLRARGSSNRITQFHQCLFRTITNHRFTTSSTQLRHSPSSFAAKSNVTTLSSLLRSPPPVSSPARLGAVRFFAIKPPNFDGGFAKKVLDKQTAAVASTFSRYREAIGLQFDAFLRRNYPILLGVGAVVVCAVLWRILFGITNIFVSLSEGLAKYGFLALSSAIVAFTGLYIRSRYKINPEKVYRMAMRRLNTSAGILEVMGAPLTGSDIRVIVMSGGGFQLKKFKPTIRSRRCFLMFPIRGSEKKGMVSVEVKKKKGQYDMKLLAIDVPLASGPDQRWYLVGDEEEYRIGGGLIGELRDPAVKAMAATKEFDNLDEIEEEEDAERERKEAERKHREEIEKLENSGTQ